From a single Nostoc sp. MS1 genomic region:
- a CDS encoding cytochrome b/b6 domain-containing protein: MSRSAPYQPLWLKILHGVSGILAIAAIITGFLVYNTFDGRFGKLAIPRISTIIDIHGTFAVFFFFIFPAFALYSFHAGDKRLLQQNSLQNLTQVGRPIWWVSLQKIANTLMLIASVLAVLSGRMMKEEWLPTGQLNHAWYYLHLIGWVFMVGCLALHILMSSNVGGVPLLLSIFSWKVRPEDSPTQWFSRLQNWLSNLSANSGGGINHFMQNNFPLGVIEVIVVGGILAALILPLFAGGE; encoded by the coding sequence ATGTCTCGTTCTGCGCCTTATCAACCATTGTGGTTAAAAATTCTTCATGGTGTGAGTGGAATTTTAGCGATCGCCGCCATTATCACAGGCTTTTTAGTTTACAATACCTTTGATGGTAGATTCGGTAAGTTAGCGATTCCCCGCATTAGTACAATTATCGACATCCACGGCACATTTGCAGTCTTTTTCTTCTTTATCTTTCCCGCCTTCGCCCTCTACAGTTTTCATGCAGGAGACAAACGACTGTTACAACAAAATTCCTTACAAAACTTAACTCAAGTTGGTAGACCAATTTGGTGGGTAAGCCTGCAAAAAATAGCCAATACACTCATGTTAATAGCATCTGTTTTAGCTGTGTTGTCTGGCAGAATGATGAAAGAAGAATGGTTGCCAACAGGACAATTAAATCATGCTTGGTACTATCTACATTTAATTGGTTGGGTTTTCATGGTTGGTTGCTTGGCACTTCATATTTTAATGTCTAGCAACGTGGGTGGTGTGCCATTGTTACTTTCTATATTTTCGTGGAAAGTACGCCCAGAGGATAGCCCTACTCAATGGTTTAGTCGGTTGCAAAATTGGTTGAGTAATTTATCAGCTAATTCTGGGGGAGGAATTAATCATTTCATGCAGAATAATTTCCCTCTTGGAGTTATTGAGGTAATTGTGGTGGGGGGAATTTTGGCTGCTTTGATTTTGCCCTTATTTGCTGGTGGGGAATAG
- a CDS encoding DNA adenine methylase: protein MIKSPLRYPGGKSKAIKQIIEYLPESFNEFREPLVGGGSVFIYLKQKFPNLKIWINDLNTELYLFWRYAQTNLSQLVAEVRKIKDKCQDGKLLFSELTTLDVNTLSDFDRAVRFFVLNRITFSGTVESGGFSQEAFHQRFTYSSIERLEKLESILTEDIKITNLDYNQVLNTGGEKIFIFLDPPYFSATKSRLYGKDGNLHTSFDHHKFAQLLEQCPYNWLITYDNSPQIRANFPFAYIYEWELQYGMNNYKQNVAAKGKELFITNYMITI from the coding sequence ATGATTAAAAGTCCACTTCGGTATCCTGGCGGTAAATCAAAAGCAATCAAGCAAATAATTGAATATTTACCAGAAAGTTTTAATGAATTTCGAGAACCATTGGTTGGTGGTGGTTCTGTATTTATTTACTTAAAGCAAAAATTCCCTAATCTAAAGATTTGGATTAATGACTTAAATACTGAGCTATATCTTTTTTGGAGATATGCTCAGACTAACCTATCTCAATTAGTTGCAGAAGTACGTAAAATTAAAGATAAATGTCAAGATGGAAAACTACTATTTTCAGAATTGACAACTCTTGATGTAAATACATTGTCTGATTTTGACAGAGCAGTTAGGTTTTTTGTTCTCAACAGAATTACTTTTAGCGGTACTGTAGAATCAGGTGGTTTTTCTCAAGAAGCTTTTCATCAAAGATTTACCTATTCTTCTATAGAAAGATTAGAAAAACTAGAAAGTATTTTAACAGAAGATATAAAAATCACTAACTTAGACTATAACCAAGTATTAAATACAGGAGGTGAGAAAATATTTATATTTTTAGACCCACCTTATTTTAGTGCTACAAAATCAAGATTATACGGAAAAGATGGTAATTTACACACTTCATTTGACCATCATAAATTTGCTCAATTACTAGAACAATGTCCCTATAACTGGTTAATTACCTATGACAACTCGCCACAAATTCGAGCCAATTTTCCTTTTGCTTATATCTATGAATGGGAATTACAGTATGGCATGAATAACTATAAACAAAATGTTGCTGCCAAGGGCAAGGAGTTATTTATTACCAACTATATGATTACTATTTAA
- the trpD gene encoding anthranilate phosphoribosyltransferase codes for MTTSPILTQDSTSWYLLLQQLIDGESLTRTQAAELMQGWLSEAVPPELSGAILTALNFKGVSADELTGMAEVLQSQSKMGSREWGVGSGENSTQSSLSTQHSILSTVIDTCGTGGDGSSTFNISTAVAFVAAAYGVPVAKHGNRSASSLTGSADVLEALGVNLSAPSDKVQAALQEVGITFLFAPGWHPALKAVAGLRRTLRIRTVFNLLGPLVNPLRPTGQVVGLFTPKLLTTVAQALHNLGKQKAIVLHGRERLDEAGLGDLTDLAVLSDGELQLTTINPQEVGVSPAPIGALRGGNVQENAQILKDVLQGEGTQAQKDAVALNASLALQVAGAVPFLDHAQGVSVAKDILKTGSAWKKLEELVHFLGS; via the coding sequence ATGACGACTTCCCCAATACTTACCCAAGATTCTACTAGCTGGTATCTCTTATTACAACAACTCATAGATGGCGAATCTTTAACCAGAACTCAGGCGGCTGAATTAATGCAAGGTTGGCTAAGTGAAGCCGTCCCCCCAGAATTATCAGGAGCAATTTTAACTGCACTCAACTTTAAAGGCGTTTCCGCCGATGAGTTGACAGGGATGGCTGAAGTTTTACAATCTCAATCAAAAATGGGGAGTAGGGAGTGGGGAGTAGGGAGTGGGGAAAATTCTACTCAATCCTCACTTAGCACTCAGCACTCAATACTCAGCACTGTGATTGATACTTGCGGCACTGGTGGCGATGGGTCATCAACTTTTAACATTTCTACCGCCGTGGCCTTTGTGGCAGCTGCTTACGGTGTACCTGTAGCCAAGCATGGTAATCGTTCTGCTTCCAGCTTGACGGGTAGTGCTGATGTGTTGGAAGCCTTGGGTGTCAATTTAAGCGCTCCTAGCGATAAGGTACAAGCCGCACTGCAAGAAGTCGGGATCACATTTTTATTTGCCCCTGGTTGGCATCCTGCACTGAAAGCGGTGGCTGGTTTGCGCCGAACATTAAGAATACGTACTGTATTTAATTTGCTGGGGCCGTTGGTAAATCCTCTGCGTCCTACTGGGCAAGTGGTGGGGTTATTTACTCCCAAACTTTTGACAACTGTTGCTCAGGCTTTGCACAATTTAGGCAAGCAAAAGGCGATAGTTTTACATGGACGAGAACGGTTGGATGAGGCTGGGTTGGGTGATTTAACTGACTTAGCGGTGTTATCTGATGGTGAGTTACAGTTAACCACTATCAATCCTCAAGAAGTGGGCGTTTCACCCGCTCCTATTGGCGCACTCCGGGGTGGGAATGTACAAGAAAATGCTCAGATTCTCAAAGACGTATTACAAGGTGAAGGAACTCAAGCACAAAAAGACGCTGTAGCTTTAAATGCTTCATTGGCACTACAGGTGGCTGGTGCAGTTCCCTTTTTAGACCACGCGCAAGGTGTAAGTGTGGCTAAGGATATATTAAAGACTGGTAGCGCCTGGAAGAAGTTAGAGGAATTGGTACACTTTCTTGGGAGTTAG
- a CDS encoding TIGR02281 family clan AA aspartic protease: protein MLQPFLSRAILICLSGTVAVLSVACSEGNQKTAILRNQQSVVTEDLPAPAPNEPQAAPTIPASVDVPPSQMEPGSFEMGLDKAAGAVSISQSAQSPDDWYLVASQYNDAIALMKQVDKQSPEFAIAQTKISEYQRQIRYAVRQANAIARPLPNSPNPRRVAVAAPQPSPSPQYVIPVPPPNSTQLPSEQIDIPISAALSSEQEVFIAPIKRRMGGTPIVTVTFNGQQQFDMIVDTGASGTVITQQMANALGVVTVGKAKANTASSKGVEFPIGYVDSMAVGGVIVNKVPVAIAGAELETGLLGHDFFGNYDVTIKRNVVEFRRQSHSDANSQESVPIPLTSSRRYQSLIYP, encoded by the coding sequence ATGCTTCAGCCTTTTTTATCTCGCGCAATCCTGATTTGTTTGTCTGGTACTGTAGCTGTTTTGAGTGTTGCTTGTAGCGAAGGCAATCAGAAAACGGCTATTCTTCGTAATCAGCAGTCTGTGGTAACTGAGGATTTGCCAGCACCAGCACCTAATGAACCGCAAGCAGCACCCACTATTCCAGCGTCGGTAGATGTGCCACCGTCGCAAATGGAACCGGGTTCTTTTGAGATGGGGTTAGATAAGGCGGCTGGTGCTGTGAGTATTAGCCAATCGGCGCAGTCACCTGATGATTGGTATTTGGTGGCTAGTCAATACAATGATGCGATCGCTCTGATGAAACAGGTGGATAAACAAAGTCCTGAATTTGCGATCGCTCAAACTAAAATTTCTGAGTATCAGCGTCAAATTAGGTATGCTGTGCGCCAAGCTAATGCGATCGCTCGACCATTGCCAAACTCACCCAATCCCAGGAGGGTAGCGGTTGCTGCACCCCAGCCATCCCCTTCACCTCAGTATGTCATCCCTGTACCGCCACCTAACAGTACACAGTTACCATCTGAGCAAATAGATATACCCATATCAGCCGCTTTAAGCTCAGAACAAGAAGTTTTTATCGCCCCCATTAAAAGAAGAATGGGAGGTACGCCAATTGTGACTGTAACTTTTAATGGTCAGCAGCAATTTGACATGATTGTCGATACTGGCGCAAGTGGGACTGTGATTACCCAACAGATGGCGAATGCTTTGGGGGTTGTAACTGTCGGTAAAGCCAAGGCTAATACCGCTAGTTCTAAGGGTGTGGAATTTCCGATTGGTTATGTAGATTCGATGGCAGTAGGAGGGGTAATAGTAAATAAAGTACCAGTAGCGATCGCTGGGGCGGAACTGGAAACTGGGCTTTTAGGGCATGACTTTTTTGGTAATTACGATGTCACTATCAAGCGTAATGTTGTAGAGTTCCGCCGCCAGTCGCACTCAGACGCTAACTCCCAAGAAAGTGTACCAATTCCTCTAACTTCTTCCAGGCGCTACCAGTCTTTAATATATCCTTAG
- the carA gene encoding glutamine-hydrolyzing carbamoyl-phosphate synthase small subunit: protein MPLSDAIPALLVLADGTAYRGWSFGATGTTIGEVVFNTGMTGYQEVLTDPSYCGQIVVFTYPELGNTGVNPEDEESERPQVRGAIARNICYKPSNWRSAQSLPDYLKQHQIPGIFGIDTRALTRKIRMYGAMNGGISTEILDEAELLEQVQAAPNMSGLNLVREVTTSQVYEWSDPTTSIWEFNPEAQVNSQESLTVVALDFGVKRNILRRLASYGCRVIVVPADTSPEEILKYNPDGIFLSNGPGDPSAVTEGITTAKALLESQKPMFGICMGHQILGHALGAETFKLKFGHRGLNQPAGLQQRVEITSQNHSFAIDPDSLPESVVEISHLNLNDRTVAGLRHKSLPVFSVQYHPEASPGPHDADYLFAQFVQEMRAAKQATTAQVS from the coding sequence ATGCCCTTGTCTGACGCAATCCCCGCTCTCCTTGTTTTAGCAGATGGAACCGCTTACCGTGGTTGGTCTTTCGGTGCGACGGGAACCACTATAGGCGAAGTTGTGTTCAACACTGGTATGACTGGATATCAAGAAGTGTTGACCGATCCTAGTTACTGCGGTCAAATTGTCGTGTTCACCTATCCCGAATTGGGGAATACAGGCGTTAACCCAGAAGACGAAGAATCAGAACGTCCGCAAGTGCGGGGTGCGATCGCCCGTAATATCTGTTATAAACCCAGTAACTGGCGATCGGCACAATCCTTACCCGACTACCTCAAACAGCATCAAATCCCTGGCATCTTTGGCATTGATACCCGCGCTCTTACCCGCAAAATTCGCATGTACGGAGCGATGAATGGTGGTATCTCTACAGAAATTTTAGATGAAGCGGAGTTGTTAGAACAGGTACAAGCAGCCCCCAATATGAGCGGCTTAAATCTAGTTAGAGAAGTCACCACCTCTCAAGTTTACGAATGGTCAGATCCGACAACCTCAATTTGGGAATTTAACCCAGAAGCTCAGGTAAATAGTCAGGAATCCTTGACCGTTGTAGCTCTAGATTTTGGTGTTAAACGTAATATTTTGCGGCGTTTAGCCAGTTATGGTTGTCGAGTCATTGTTGTACCTGCCGATACATCACCAGAAGAAATCCTCAAATACAATCCAGATGGTATTTTCCTATCTAACGGCCCTGGCGATCCCTCGGCGGTGACAGAAGGAATTACCACAGCCAAAGCCTTGCTCGAAAGCCAAAAACCCATGTTTGGTATTTGTATGGGACACCAAATTTTGGGTCATGCTTTAGGGGCAGAAACCTTTAAGCTGAAATTTGGGCATCGGGGTTTAAATCAACCTGCTGGTTTACAACAACGGGTAGAAATCACCAGCCAAAACCACAGCTTTGCGATTGACCCAGATTCCTTACCTGAGTCGGTTGTAGAAATCAGCCACCTCAACTTAAACGATCGCACAGTCGCCGGTTTACGCCACAAATCTCTCCCCGTATTCTCAGTCCAGTACCACCCAGAAGCCAGCCCAGGCCCTCACGACGCTGATTACTTATTTGCCCAGTTTGTCCAAGAAATGCGAGCAGCAAAACAAGCAACCACAGCCCAAGTGAGTTAA
- a CDS encoding STAS domain-containing protein: MSVHFNDEEGIIAEPLNLTVSLRGTREARDNYQLFRLTGLLDAFSEPTFRKVLGGKIDEGPKHIILDLSQIDFVDSSGLGALVQLAKQAQNAEGTLQIVTNARVTQTVKLVRLEKFLSLQSTVDAAVENIKGA, from the coding sequence TTGAGCGTTCACTTTAACGACGAGGAGGGAATTATTGCTGAACCACTAAATCTAACCGTAAGCCTGAGAGGGACTCGTGAAGCCCGCGATAACTATCAGCTATTCCGCCTCACAGGTCTGTTAGATGCCTTTTCTGAGCCGACGTTTCGCAAGGTACTTGGCGGCAAAATTGATGAAGGCCCAAAGCATATTATTCTGGATCTTTCGCAAATTGACTTTGTTGACAGTTCCGGCTTGGGCGCTCTAGTGCAACTAGCCAAGCAGGCACAAAATGCCGAAGGAACCTTGCAAATTGTCACCAATGCACGAGTCACACAAACGGTCAAGCTCGTTCGCCTAGAGAAGTTCCTCTCACTGCAATCCACGGTTGACGCAGCTGTAGAAAACATAAAGGGTGCTTGA
- a CDS encoding Mini-ribonuclease 3, translating to MKSQEEELLDKQDEDLKPDLSWNQALLATTAPLIQNISQTQLQQLSPAALAYLGDAIYELYVRMSYLLPLKRSDAYHRLVVAQVRAETQALHLRSLTPYLKASELEIVRRGRNAATGRPKRVDPEIYQQATSLEALIGYLYLTDFPRLTELLQKIYLETEE from the coding sequence GTGAAGTCCCAGGAGGAAGAGTTATTAGATAAACAAGATGAAGACCTCAAGCCGGATTTATCTTGGAATCAAGCACTCTTGGCAACCACTGCGCCGTTAATCCAAAATATTTCTCAAACACAATTGCAACAACTTTCCCCGGCGGCTTTGGCTTATTTAGGGGATGCAATCTATGAACTATATGTTAGAATGTCTTATCTGCTACCACTGAAGCGATCAGATGCTTACCATCGATTAGTAGTAGCACAAGTAAGAGCAGAAACACAGGCGCTACATTTGCGATCGCTGACTCCTTACCTCAAGGCAAGTGAATTAGAAATTGTCCGCCGAGGCCGTAATGCTGCCACAGGTCGCCCCAAAAGGGTTGATCCCGAAATATATCAACAAGCAACTAGTCTTGAAGCTTTAATTGGCTATCTTTATCTGACTGATTTCCCACGTTTGACCGAACTTTTACAGAAAATCTATTTAGAGACAGAAGAATAA
- the rlmB gene encoding 23S rRNA (guanosine(2251)-2'-O)-methyltransferase RlmB — MTNKPKKIKTSSEANRGQPIKIKGKRVLANPIRSSRPSSEGNSSTSSKPRPPRPQRKFVDTAPTPKPQEDSDVIYGRHPVLSALENQRELNRLWVTPRLRYDPRFHNLILQAKENGTVIDEVEPKRLDQITNQANHQGIAAQIAPYSYIELYELIAQAKSTTDPVIVVADGITDPHNLGAIIRTAEAIGAQGLVIPQRRASGITSTVVKVAAGALENFPVARVVNLSRALEDLKEAGFWIYGTAAGASEPLHTVSFRGPIVLVVGSEGEGLSMLTQRSCDVLVSIPLVGKTPSLNASVAAGMALYEIFRQRSLNTLYLDKLPKPL; from the coding sequence ATGACTAATAAACCTAAAAAAATCAAGACCTCAAGCGAAGCAAATCGCGGACAACCAATCAAAATCAAAGGTAAGCGAGTTCTAGCTAATCCTATTCGTAGTTCTCGTCCAAGTAGTGAAGGTAATTCTTCCACTTCTTCTAAGCCTCGTCCGCCACGCCCTCAGCGCAAATTTGTAGATACAGCCCCCACACCTAAACCACAAGAAGATAGCGACGTTATTTATGGTCGTCATCCCGTGTTGAGTGCCTTAGAAAATCAACGTGAACTCAACCGGCTCTGGGTAACGCCTCGCCTCCGTTACGATCCCCGATTTCATAATTTGATTCTGCAAGCCAAAGAAAATGGCACAGTCATTGACGAAGTAGAACCCAAACGCTTAGACCAAATTACCAATCAAGCTAATCACCAGGGTATAGCAGCCCAGATTGCGCCTTATTCATATATTGAGTTATATGAACTAATTGCCCAAGCTAAATCTACTACCGATCCGGTAATTGTTGTAGCTGACGGCATTACAGATCCTCATAACTTGGGTGCAATTATCCGCACAGCCGAAGCAATTGGCGCTCAAGGGTTGGTCATTCCTCAAAGAAGGGCATCAGGGATCACTTCTACAGTGGTAAAGGTAGCAGCCGGCGCTTTAGAAAACTTTCCTGTCGCTAGAGTAGTAAACCTCAGCCGTGCTTTAGAAGATTTGAAAGAAGCTGGTTTTTGGATTTACGGTACGGCGGCTGGTGCTAGTGAGCCTCTGCATACAGTCAGCTTTCGTGGGCCGATAGTTTTGGTTGTTGGCTCAGAAGGGGAAGGGTTGAGTATGTTAACTCAGCGCTCATGTGATGTTTTGGTATCAATTCCTCTGGTGGGTAAGACCCCTAGTCTCAATGCCTCTGTTGCAGCAGGAATGGCACTTTATGAGATTTTCCGCCAAAGATCACTAAACACTTTGTACTTAGATAAATTACCAAAACCTCTATGA
- a CDS encoding DUF1816 domain-containing protein: protein MTTIWQHLKEITINSFNSLGLAWWVEITTQNPRCTYYFGPFLSSAEAKVAIKGYLEDLESEGAQGIGINVKRCKPENLTIADDLGERLDRKVKPAFSGQM, encoded by the coding sequence ATGACAACAATTTGGCAACACCTGAAGGAAATTACAATTAATAGTTTCAATTCATTAGGCTTGGCTTGGTGGGTAGAAATTACCACCCAAAACCCTCGCTGCACATACTATTTCGGCCCGTTCCTGAGTTCTGCTGAGGCAAAGGTAGCTATCAAAGGCTACTTAGAGGATTTAGAAAGCGAAGGGGCGCAAGGGATAGGTATAAACGTGAAGCGCTGCAAGCCTGAGAATTTGACAATTGCTGATGACCTGGGGGAACGTCTTGACCGCAAAGTAAAGCCTGCCTTTAGCGGTCAGATGTAG
- a CDS encoding alpha/beta fold hydrolase has product MIAVAEKLNFYIQGQGFPILGLHGHPGSGRSLSVFTNHLSKRYQTIAPDLRGYGKSRFRSDFTMQDHLTDLEALLDDLQIEKCLVLGWSLGGILAMELALRLPQRITGLILVATAARPRGNHPPISWQDNLYTGIAALLNYIKPSWGWNIETFGKRSLFRYLIQQHTPTAYNYIAQEAVPAYLQTSTFATRALNSALRLGYNRVADLEQIHCPSLVLAGALDRHITAASSLETAQNIKHSQWQCYLNTAHLFPWEIPQQVLSDIDLWLANNSQVISSQ; this is encoded by the coding sequence ATGATTGCTGTGGCTGAAAAACTCAACTTTTACATTCAAGGTCAAGGCTTCCCCATCTTAGGATTACATGGTCATCCTGGTAGCGGTCGCAGCCTTTCTGTATTTACCAATCACTTATCAAAACGCTACCAAACTATTGCCCCTGATTTACGTGGATACGGCAAAAGTCGCTTTCGTAGCGATTTTACTATGCAGGATCATTTAACTGACCTAGAAGCTTTACTAGACGACTTGCAAATTGAAAAATGCCTAGTATTAGGCTGGTCGCTGGGTGGAATTTTAGCAATGGAGTTAGCCTTGCGCCTCCCGCAACGGATCACCGGATTGATTTTGGTGGCTACAGCCGCTAGACCGAGAGGAAATCACCCGCCGATTTCCTGGCAAGATAACCTTTATACAGGTATTGCGGCTCTACTGAATTATATTAAACCGAGTTGGGGCTGGAATATCGAAACTTTTGGTAAGCGATCGCTCTTTCGCTACCTCATCCAACAACACACACCCACAGCTTATAATTACATTGCCCAAGAAGCAGTCCCAGCCTATTTGCAAACTTCTACATTTGCAACTCGCGCTCTTAACAGCGCCCTCCGCTTAGGATACAATCGTGTCGCCGACCTTGAGCAAATTCACTGTCCTAGTTTAGTGCTTGCTGGCGCTCTTGATAGACACATTACAGCCGCTTCCAGTTTAGAAACAGCACAAAACATCAAACATAGCCAATGGCAATGCTACCTCAATACCGCTCATCTTTTCCCTTGGGAAATACCCCAACAGGTACTAAGCGATATTGACCTGTGGTTAGCAAACAACTCACAGGTAATTAGTAGTCAATAG